Proteins encoded by one window of Cannabis sativa cultivar Pink pepper isolate KNU-18-1 chromosome 4, ASM2916894v1, whole genome shotgun sequence:
- the LOC115713604 gene encoding uncharacterized protein LOC115713604 produces the protein MDITDLPPRTVQFLNEHDRLIDQNVEYEWMPIKCKNCGGYGHGMADCRNEEKVEWVKKAKNTIEKKKEKATEAKTEVSLEKHALITTISENKVTNSKIANSSSGNEANKSSTWQTPKKTVARCLNMRNGMKDTMQEAETSQQDKLKNAYEALQEQPREDFKGGFCTTFVYGSNSLEERKDLWKGLCNLKLHVKPWLILGDFNSVFHYSDRSGVKQVSKKEIEDSNNWLALGLVDWLSSLGSHFTWTNNQDDWLDAFPNSSATFQWETTSDHCSCVVSSTQPQNIGVKKIRFFNFWSYHARFKETVMDNWTLPVRSAGLKAIYLKLMRLKHTLKRFNRDSIGDVDANFHKEKGHYQETRAVAQAHPKDPGFQKEESDASKDYNFKAEVVDHFVKHFHSYMGSHSSANKKMDLSCIAVGNKLDVMQ, from the exons ATGGATATTACTGATTTGCCTCCCCGGACTGTGCAATTTCTTAATGAACATGACAGACTTATTGATCAAAATGTGGAATACGAATGGATGCCTATAAAATGCAAGAATTGTGGTGGTTATGGACATGGAATGGCAGATTGCAGGAATGAGGAAAAGGTTGAATGGGTTAAAAAGGCTAAAAATACGATAGAGAAGAAAAAGGAGAAAGCTACTGAGGCGAAAACTGAAGTTAGTTTAGAAAAGCATGCACTTATTACTACTATTTCTGAAAATAAAGTGACAAATAGTAAGATTGCTAACAGTAGCAGTGGGAATGAAGCTAATAAAAGCTCTACTTGGCAAACCCCGAAGAAGACAGTTGCAAGATGCTTAAACATGAGGAATGGCATGAAGGATACTATGCAGGAAGCTGAAACTAGTCAACAAGACAAATTAAAGAATGCTTATGAGGCTTTACAAGAGCAGCCTAGAGAGGATTTTAAGGGAG GATTTTGTACTACTTTTGTCTATGGCTCTAATTCTCTTGAGGAAAGAAAAGATCTTTGGAAAGGCCTTTGTAACCTTAAGCTTCATGTGAAGCCGTGGCTTATCTTGGGGGATTTTAACTCAGTTTTTCACTATTCAGATAGAAGTGGAGTCAAACAAGTTTCAAAGAAGGAGATCGAGGATTCTAATAACTGGCTTGCTTTGGGTTTAGTTGACTGGTTGTCTAGTTTAGGATCTCATTTTACTTGGACTAATAATCAGGATG ATTGGTTAGATGCTTTCCCCAATTCTTCGGCTACTTTTCAATGGGAAACTACTTCGGATCATTGCTCTTGTGTAGTCTCGTCTACTCAACCTCAGAACATTGGTGTTAAAAAAATTCGTTTCTTTAATTTCTGGTCTTATCATGCTAGGTTTAAAGAAACTGTTATGGATAATTGGACTTTACCGGTGAGAAGTGCTGGTCTCAAAGCTATTTATTTGAAGCTTATGAGACTAAAACACACCCTCAAGAGGTTTAACAGGGATTCAATTGGTGATGTGGATGCTAATTTTCACAAAGAAAAAGGGCATTATCAAGAAACAAGAGCTGTTGCTCAAGCCCACCCGAAAGATCCTGGTTTTCAAAAAGAGGAATCTGATGCATCAAAAGACTATAATTTTAAGGCTG AAGTAGTTGACCATTTTGTCAAGCATTTCCATAGTTACATGGGAAGTCATAGTTCAGCCAACAAGAAGATGGATTTAAGCTGCATAGCTGTTGGGAACAAGCTTGATGTGATGCAATAA